The following coding sequences lie in one Megalodesulfovibrio gigas DSM 1382 = ATCC 19364 genomic window:
- a CDS encoding helix-turn-helix domain-containing protein, whose product MMNDLQTAFGDHLRFLRKAKNMTQEKLAEKSGLSVQYLGDVERGKANPTIAILEKIGSALEVSLVELFDIEDFQAHSDDLRQFVQEYVIRADSESIRRLYGIIRIISS is encoded by the coding sequence ATGATGAACGATTTGCAGACCGCTTTTGGTGATCATTTGAGATTCTTGAGGAAAGCCAAAAATATGACTCAAGAAAAACTGGCGGAGAAGTCGGGCCTTTCCGTTCAATACCTTGGCGATGTTGAACGAGGAAAAGCCAATCCGACTATTGCGATTCTGGAGAAGATTGGTAGTGCTTTGGAGGTTTCTCTTGTTGAATTGTTTGACATTGAGGATTTCCAGGCACATAGCGACGATTTGAGGCAGTTCGTTCAAGAATACGTAATAAGGGCAGACAGTGAATCGATTCGCCGCCTGTACGGCATCATCAGGATAATATCTTCGTGA
- a CDS encoding ParB/RepB/Spo0J family partition protein, whose product MADEFDVNAKVSDEAKYVDGKIYDLPVGDILEDKEQPRKFFDKQALEALKESIKAYGLMQPIVFRQREDDGKLIVVAGERRVKAIKSILRKAKENPDDPELQVLFQRFRTIPGMFVEGKHQEIALIENVQRENLNPVELAEGLAKLREEGKYGLDHLGTMIGKSMSSVSEILSINKIPEEILDEARKRKDVSQWVLVEVAKAKGPKAKAKKWDHLKDSGMTQAAYKKKKKEAAEMDEERGFNFGSSVRAVKTASTQLQKLKGPDIGSIQPEQREELRTQLETLRDELEQVLEGLK is encoded by the coding sequence ATGGCTGACGAATTTGATGTAAACGCTAAAGTTTCCGACGAAGCAAAATACGTAGACGGAAAGATTTATGACCTTCCCGTTGGGGATATTCTTGAAGATAAGGAGCAGCCCAGGAAGTTTTTCGACAAGCAAGCCCTGGAAGCCCTCAAAGAGTCTATCAAAGCATATGGGCTCATGCAGCCCATCGTTTTTCGTCAAAGAGAGGATGATGGAAAGCTCATTGTTGTAGCTGGAGAGCGGAGGGTCAAGGCCATCAAGAGCATCCTGCGGAAGGCGAAAGAGAACCCTGACGACCCAGAGCTGCAAGTACTGTTTCAGCGTTTCAGAACTATTCCAGGAATGTTTGTTGAGGGAAAGCATCAAGAAATCGCTCTCATTGAGAACGTCCAGCGTGAGAACCTGAATCCGGTTGAATTGGCTGAGGGTTTAGCCAAACTCAGAGAAGAAGGAAAATACGGGCTGGATCACCTTGGAACGATGATTGGCAAATCCATGTCCAGTGTAAGCGAGATATTGTCTATCAATAAGATTCCCGAAGAAATTCTTGATGAGGCTCGAAAGCGCAAAGATGTTTCCCAGTGGGTGTTGGTCGAAGTAGCCAAAGCCAAAGGACCGAAAGCCAAAGCCAAGAAATGGGACCATCTAAAAGACAGTGGCATGACCCAGGCAGCGTACAAGAAGAAAAAGAAGGAAGCTGCCGAGATGGACGAGGAACGAGGGTTTAACTTTGGCAGCAGCGTGAGGGCCGTAAAAACCGCCTCGACTCAGCTCCAGAAATTGAAAGGTCCAGATATAGGCAGCATCCAGCCAGAGCAAAGGGAGGAGCTCCGTACTCAGCTTGAGACGTTGCGAGATGAGTTGGAGCAGGTGCTTGAAGGGTTGAAATAG